The Fusobacterium massiliense DNA window AGCATAAGGGTCAAGTACAATTTTATTATCAATATTCCAATTGTATAAAGTTCCCTCCTTGATATTATCTATGCTAATGCTCCAAATATTTCCAAATTTATTTTCATTTTCAGATAATTTATATACTTTTTTAGGTAAATTATCTTCAACATTTTCATAAAGATAAAGAAAAATATCGTCTTTTTTTTCAGAATAATAATATATAGAAAAAGTACAAACATTATCTTTTAAATAAGCACCTAGTTTTAAATCATATTTACTCATAATATTTCCTTATATTTCCTTTTAAAATTTTTATTTTAATTATATCATAAAGTAGGATAGAATTTTGACTAAATAATAAATAAATAAAGTCTCTTGATAGCCGTATGAGTTCTACGAGCTCAATAAACACAGGCTCTACGAACTAATATGGACATCAGAGACTAATTTTACTATTTAATTTTAAACTTTCTTATAGAATAAAAAAAGTCTCCTGACAGCCGTATGACTCTTCCGAGCTCACTAAAATGCTCTCCAGAGTAATACGGACGTCGGAGACTAATTTTTATATTAAATTTATACTTTCCTATAAAATAATAAAATTACTTAATTTCTTGAAAACTTAAGTCATATATGATACTATTTAATATGATGTTTGAAGTGTAATAAATATTTATTAGAGGTGTTATTTTGATAAGAAAAAAAATAATATTTCTTTATTTTTTCATTCTTTTTTTGTTAATTTTTGGATACTTTGTAAACAGTCCTTTAAAAAAAATAGGATTTTATGAAAATGTAAAGGAATATATGGGGATAATGATAATTCCAGTACTAATATTTTTTGTTTTGTATGGTATTATTTTTTCAATAAAAGAGAAAAAGAAAAAAATATTTTTAGAAATAAAATTATACTTGTCTTTGATATTTATATTTTTAGGAGTATATTTACTTATACTTTATTCCTTAGGAATATCTTTTAATACAATAAATGGATTACAATTAGATAATTCTTTCTTTAAAAGATTGATAGATGTATCTTTGTTTGAATATTATATAGGGTATTTCCCAACTTATGTTTTATATGAATTGATGAAGGCAAATATATATTTTCCATACCCTTTATCATACTATTACTATTTATTAATTGGTACGGAAGTAGTATTACTTTTTTTAATAGCTTTTAATCCAACAAGGTTATATATAAAAAATAGTAATAGAAATCGTCGTGAAAGAAAAGAAAGAAAAAGAATTGAAGAGGAATTGGAAGAACAAATTAGAATAAAAGAAGAAATAGAGAGAAAAGAAAAAATAAAGTTTGAAGAAGATAAACTTAAGGAAGAACAACTTATAAAAGAAAAAATAGAAAAGTACAAGAGTGAGAAAAAAAAGAAAAATAAGAAAAAAAAGATTAAAGGGGTTAGTACTAAAGAGAAATTTGAAAGTAAAATGGCTAATGTCTCTTTAAGAAAAACAGTTACAATTAAGGAAGATGATTAGTATGATTTTAGCATCCGGTTCTCCTAGAAGGCAGGAAATTTTAAAGGAAGTTGGATTTAATTTTAAGGTAGTAGTACCTGAAATAGAAGAAGTTAGTAAAGAAGAAGAACCTGTAAAAAAGATATTGGATATCTCTAGAAAAAAAGCAACTAGTGTTGCAGAAAAATGTACGAATGAGTATGTATTATCAGCTGATACAGTTGTAGTTGTAGATAATAAAATTTTAGGAAAACCTAAAAATGTTGAAGAAGCAAGAGAATATTTATCTTTATTATCGGGAAGAGAGCATGAAGTTATAACAGCCTATACTTTTATGAGTATAGAAAAAAATATTTTTCTTAGTGATTATTCTGTTAGTAAAGTTAAATTTTATAAACTTGATGAAGAAACAATAAATTGGTACATAGAAACAGAAGAATACAAAGATAAGGCAGGAGCCTATGGAATACAGGGAAAAGGTAGACTTTTGGTTGAGAATATAAATGGAGATTTTTTCTCAATTATGGGATTTCCTGTAGCTAGTTTTGTAAATAAATTAAAAGAAATTGGTGTAGATATAAACGAAATAAATAAATTATAATAATTGATGAGGTGTAATAAATGAAAAAAATTATAAGTAAACTTTTTGGAGTATTTTCAGATGACTTGGGAATAGATTTAGGGACTTCGAATACTCTAATTTGTATGCAAAATAAAGGTGTAGTTTTAAATGAACCATCTGTTGTAACAGTATATAGCAGAGGGAAAAAAATGTATGATGTGGGGGAAAATGCAAAAAAAATGCTTGGAAGAACTCCAGCAAATTTTGAAACAATAAGACCTTTAAGAAATGGAGTTATAGCAGATTATGAAGTTACAGCAGATATGTTAAGAGCATTCTATAAAAGAGTTAGTTCAAATAGGCTTTTTCATAGTCCAAGAGTTATAATCTGTGTTCCAGCTGGTATAACTCAAGTAGAAAAAAGAGCAGTTATGGAAGTTACAAGAGAGGCAGGAGCTAGAGAAGCTTATCTAATAGAAGAACCTATGGCAGCAGCTATTGGAGTTGGAATAAATATATTTGAGCCAGAAGGAAATATGATAGTTGATATTGGTGGTGGAACATCAGAACTTGCAATAATTTCTTTGGGAGGAGTTGTTAATAAGTCTTCTTTCAGAACAGCTGGAGATAGATTCGATACTGCAATAATAGATTATGTTAGACAAAAACATAATTTATTAATTGGTGAGAAAACGGCTGAAG harbors:
- a CDS encoding Maf family protein, producing MILASGSPRRQEILKEVGFNFKVVVPEIEEVSKEEEPVKKILDISRKKATSVAEKCTNEYVLSADTVVVVDNKILGKPKNVEEAREYLSLLSGREHEVITAYTFMSIEKNIFLSDYSVSKVKFYKLDEETINWYIETEEYKDKAGAYGIQGKGRLLVENINGDFFSIMGFPVASFVNKLKEIGVDINEINKL
- the mreB gene encoding rod shape-determining protein, whose translation is MKKIISKLFGVFSDDLGIDLGTSNTLICMQNKGVVLNEPSVVTVYSRGKKMYDVGENAKKMLGRTPANFETIRPLRNGVIADYEVTADMLRAFYKRVSSNRLFHSPRVIICVPAGITQVEKRAVMEVTREAGAREAYLIEEPMAAAIGVGINIFEPEGNMIVDIGGGTSELAIISLGGVVNKSSFRTAGDRFDTAIIDYVRQKHNLLIGEKTAEEIKIQIGRVVALEEGEEDSSIEVSGKNLLNGLPKDITLVSSELIETLSSLVQEIIEEIKVVFEKTPPELAADIRRRGIYVTGGGALLRGIDKKISAGLNLKVTIAEEPLNAVINGINVLLNNFSTYSKVLISTETDY